One Capricornis sumatraensis isolate serow.1 chromosome 8, serow.2, whole genome shotgun sequence genomic region harbors:
- the LOC138083702 gene encoding CMRF35-like molecule 6: MTPRGRAGWLPSALLLLQLPGCLSLSGPQSVTGIVGGSLSVECRYQEAFVDNIKYWYKHPCVSPRKIVETRESEREVRRGRVSIRDRPASLTFTVTLESLREEDAGTYWCGIDVPLSRDPTFEVEVSVIPVSMTTTSPKRSTSTPESPMSLPVPTWSTVSGQEAPDPGQAHQILLGSAHFLLLVFLKVPLLLGMLGAVLWVHRPLRSSADRQSQSIYENWESPCSSCPLR, from the exons ATGACCCCGAGGGGCAGGGCCGGGTGGCTGCcttcagctctgctgctgctccaGCTCCCAG GCTGTTTGTCCCTGAGTGGCCCCCAAAGCGTGACAGGCATTGTGGGGGGATCCCTGAGCGTGGAGTGTCGGTACCAGGAGGCATTCGTGGACAACATCAAATACTGGTACAAACACCCGTGTGTGTCACCGAGGAAGATTGTAGAGAccagagagtcagagagagaagtgAGGAGGGGCCGTGTGTCCATCAGAGACCGTCCTGCAAGCCTCACCTTCACAGTGACCTTGGAGAGCCTCAGAGAGGAGGATGCGGGAACGTACTGGTGTGGGATCGATGTGCCACTTTCACGTGACCCCACCTTCGAGGTGGAGGTGTCTGTGATCCCAG TCTCTATGACAACCACCAGCCCCAAGAGGTCCACAAGCACCCCAGAGTCTCCCATGAGCCTGCCAGTGCCCACCTGGAGCACCGTGTCCGGGCAGGAGGCCCCTGATCCCGGCCAAGCTCATCA GATCCTGCTGGGCAGTGCCCACTTCCTGCTGCTGGTCTTCCTGAAGGTGCCCCTGCTCCTGGGCATGCTCGGTGCTGTCCTCTGGGTCCACAGGCCTCTGAGGAGCTCTGCAGACCGGCAGAGTCAGTCCATTTACGAGAACTGGGAGTCCCCGTGTTCATCGTGTCCTCTTCGATGA